TTGCTTACTACGTGAGCGCAGTACGAAACCAAAAACTTCCTGTCTACAAATTCCAAAACAAAAGCACGATATTTACTCCACTAGTATCTTATCCTAATGTGTACTATTCATagtgaaaattattattacagtgaAACCTCCACGCCTATTAATTTTTGCAATAATTACGTTATATCATAATGACCTTTGTATATGAAAGTTATTTGTCAAGGGTTTTTATGCTATTGAACTCTAATTGGCTGTAATCTTCCTAACACTGTTTGGCAAACTTCTTTCAATCCAGTAAAAAAGATGCAATAGGCAATAGGCAACAATTGCCCCACTTGAAAATGATGATACATTTCAAACAGGTTGTAGCAGCATATTTTTCACTGGGTTTGGCTggttaaacatttaatattatttaatgttttaaataacaaactgtgggtttgttttgtgCTAAAATGAGATTTTTCAGCCTATATGCGCTCTCTTTTTCCTGTACTGCCAGCATTTGAATCCCTCAAGATAGAAATATGCTAGCCTAGGAGTCTGTACTAGcaaatttagtttattttgcttttttctatTAACATAATTATAATTGTGGATCCTGTAACACACTGCAATTGTGTAACAGGATTTTTCTTAAGTAATTGTGCAAATTCTTAACAATATGTCACCATCTTTGCATAGGCTATTTGTagtctttatgtatatttatggtGGTAAATATGTGTGGTAATTGCAAGTTTGGTTAAAATCATAAAACACTGTTGTGATTTTGGGTATAACCACTGTCTACTGAATAAGTATATGGTACTCTATATGAACCATTTTGGGGGCACACTGTTGAGTCTGAATGTGTGAACAACAAACTACtgtaaaaatatttcctttaCAGTGTCATGATTGCAGATGTTTTTGATTATGTTTGTCACAGTGTAGCATTTTGGATGGCATGTAGTCTGGCCTAATAAAATCTGGAAGAAAATGGTTCATGAGTTTTGAAAAGTACATTGGGAAGAATTCTAATTTTCTGATCAGGGAATCCAGCAGACTGCTAGTGAAAACACTTCTACACTGGGTCTGAATTGTGTAGCACATACCATTACAGACTACACCTTATAGGACTTGATTATGATGCCTGCAGTAGTAACCTACTGTATCTAAGAGTGTGCTTGACTAATGGTTTCTACAAGGGTAAAGTGATCTGCATTTCATACATAGGCACAGTTTTACAGTAATCTTAGATGGCAGTGACTGTGCAGCTCTGTACCAAATCTGTGTAACGTGAATAATATaatcagaataataataataataataataataataataataataataatattctgcATTAATACTTCTGAATTTGCCTTTATGCACCACCTTAAATAATCTTTACTATGCCAGTGTTTGGTATCTTTTTTTCAGCACAGTATTACCTATATAAcctgaaattttatttttttttactttgacatACTTTATTACACTTTATCATATAGGAcccaaaaaccacaaaaatatacataaaatcaGATTTGAAAAAGGATGTTTACtataaaaaagcatttcaaagacTGAAAATAGAAACAGGTTGCaaacaagaatatttaaatgtaaaattgagaGTAAATTAAACTATATacaattatttacatcaaaATGCTGGTGTGGCcatagggttttttttcttctttttttccaaatcTGTGCCACTCCTCCAAGCAGTTTCTGTTAACTGTGACGCAGAGACCTTGCACAGGATTTGCACTTCCAAGGAAtgagctttctttttttgtccaCTTGGAGGCAGCATTGGCGGGTCTGGCGGCCTTCTCACTAGTATCTGTAACCTTGGCAATGATAACAGAAACATGGCAAGTGCTCCTGTTGATGGGAACCCCTATCTTGTCCACTCCACACAGTTGGGACACCATTTCAACCAGGAGGTTCTTGTGAGTTATGTACTGGGCCCATTGTGTCTTGCTGATCTCACAGTGCAGGATGTAGGCATTTGTTGTTGCAATGTCCATAAAGTGTAGGAACATTGTATGATACCAGCAAGCACTTCTGCAGTGGGTAGAGTATTACTGGAGGAGCTGGTCCGATAAGTCAACCACACCCATGTTCTTATTGTAGGCGATGACTGGGCAGGGAATGTCTTTCAGGGAGTGTCCATCTCCATCCTTCATGCTCCTCTTCACTACCTCACCAGAAATTGCAGGATGAATTGtggagcacacaaacacctctcaTGTGTCCATTCACTTCACAAAGTCCAGGGCACCCTCACTGATTCAACTTACTGTGcctctttttgcttttctggtGAGGGCATTTGCTCTCCCAGTGGGACATCCTATTCAACTGACCCTGTAAGAAACACAGGCTCCAAACTTCATGCTGGCCAAGTCAAGGAACAGTGGGGGACTTGTGTAGAAACTTTCCATATAAATATAGTATCCAGACCCAAGAAATGATGGCCGAATGAGATCCATGACAGCATCATATGACAGTCCATGCCAATATACAAGtttaaagccaaaaatggaccaccCCCTTCATTCAttaggtcaatggtcaaagcccgatccgtacggcttggcttgaaataccttgcttcaagGACTCATGGACAACAAGAATCGaatggctccaagatggtggaatgaactccaacttgcagtcccttgcagtcttcaaacgcagactgaagacccatctatttgtagaatatttaaaggagaACCAACACTGCTCACATATTGaatgactaatttagtacttatcgTAGggtatttttttattatgttttaacaaactctagcacttattgtttattgcacttatcattgtttaagatagaccttatgtattttgtattctaGGTaccagcactgatccctgtattctacaatTCTAGTTCATTGTAGTTCattgtattctagttcattggtatgttggactctaacctactgtactgtactaggatattctatgagtaaatgacaaagcacttttattagtccctctggataagagtatctgctaaaggctgtaaatgtaaatgtaaattgatgGTGTAGACATTGCTTGACTCAGCTAAGACGAAAAGCTTGATTTACCATTTTGTCCTTCAAATATTAGGTCATGCCGGTTTTAGCCTTAGTTGCCACCATTCTCTCATCGGGGTGCCAGTTCCTTTCTTGGGTGGTAATGAGGTTTGCAGGCATTGTGAATGTCATCAAGAAGAGGCTTGACTCTGAACACCTTATCAAATTGTGGTGTTCCctttttcttgtcattttttGCATCCTCTTCTGGATCTTCTGGATCATTGAGGTGGATGCCCAATAGTAATGCCCTGATTCTGTGTCTTGTCATGATAGTGTCTGAAAACAGGACAGTCAAGATGTGGCTGTGTCTCCAGTAGTCTTGGACATTTGGCAGTAACACCAATGCGCTATATATGAGGAGACCAAGGAATCTGTAGAGTTACTCAACTTCAACCTCAGCCCACTTTTACTTCTTGCCCATTTTTGTTGCATGcttgttttggataaaaacaacTGGAAAAGGTCCACAGATGAATGCATGgaatgtgtgtttctggtgtTCTGCGGGGCATGAGGCTACTGTTTTGTGGGGCAGAATCAGGATCATATTCTGTCTAACAGGGCTCAGAGCAGTGGTGTGGCTGTGCTGACTGGGCTTGTCAAGATCTAGATGTGGCTTTATCCCTCCTTCCATACTTCCTCCATGTAGGTCTCCGTCTGCTCTTTGTTGGGGTTTTAGATGTTACTAGCAGCTCATAATCTCTGAGTGGGTACATTAGAATAATACATGTAAAACATTCAAGATTATTGAAGcaacactgtacactgtatatACAGATAAAAAAGTTTATAAAGTGTACAAAAGAGAGtaatgtgcaaaacaaaagcagGGTTGCCATCTTTCATTTTTTGGCACAAGACATTCTGAGGAGAATGTATTGGATGTAGTATACAATAACAATCAATTTGTTATAAAGTTGTCTGGTATCCCTTTAACTTCTGGATTAATGATTATTTAACTACAACATGCGTTTTTCAGCAGTCACTGCTGAATTTCCATTGTATAATGGCAGTTTGGTTTTTGTCATTCAGGTGTCTACTGCATGGCAGGTGGCACAATGGAAAAATATGTTAATTGATGTAAAAGATGTTTTGCAAATTCACATGTAGGTCATGATCAGAGCTTGGATAAACTTTTCTTGCTTTACTGGCAGAGTCTCATAAATCTTTAAGGGCACCAGCATCTTTTAGGTTGTGTgcagtctgtctctgttcttGCGGATATTTTCTTCTTGCTATCCCATTTGCACCTCCTCATCCCACAGTTGCGGCATATCTGCCGCCATGTGCAATGTACCTTAGCACAAAGACATCATGGATTATGGGAAACTGGAGGAATTTGTGACTTTGGTGACACAGATGGTCTTGGATCTAATGAGCTGTAAATAAGAGGGTGAGATTAAAGGTGAAAAAATAAGGAAGAAATAGTGTATTACAAATATAGTGGTATACCTTTGTAATAGTGAAATACAACGGtgtcataaaaaaaagaaattttgaGATGCACAGTTTTAATGGCAACAAGGAGAGAATTTCAAAAATTGTGGtcataaatgcattttgtttaacGGCCTGAGTGACACAGgacaaggagcaggacgtacagaatcgctcgacagagacagacgtttattgacgAACACTGAAGAcactggcactcacatataacacaagcgGTGATCACATACACAGGCATTGAGAGGGTGACCATTTTTATGGAACTGGATAAGTCCCTACTGATGTATTCAGGACAAAGGGAGCACTTCTTGGAGGCAAAGGTTTTTCCTGATTTAGTTTCGTGATGAAAAATAGGAAATACATTGAATCTGAAGTTACACTGGAATAGTACTTAACTAATTTAAAAGCCTTGAAACTTTAGGAATGCAAAGTGTTTCAGTTCATTCAGCAACTGCTACACTGCATCTCTTTCACCTTAAAGGATTTCTGTATGATTTTTAATGTTGGTGCAAGTTTATGGTTGTTCTAATGTTTTTGAAGGGTGCAGATCTTTAATAGTGTGGTGGAAAATCAGTGAAGAATGTTATGTACTTGTAGAAAATTACAAATCATGTATTGTAAAAAGTGCATGTTTAGGGGTTCTTAGGACATGTAATGTAAAAAGGCATTAATGAGACAGACACTGTCACAATTTTAACACCAGCAAAAACATACAATCAAGAAgtgcaatatatatatgtatatataaaatattttgttggaccgcctttagctttgattacggcatgcatttgttgtggcattgtttccacaagcttttgatgatgggagatttggaccactgcgcaaagtcttctccagcacatcccaaagattctcaatggggtccaggtctggactctgtggtggccaatccatgtgtgaaaatgatgtctcatgctccctgaaccactctttcacaatttgagcccgatgaatcctggcattgtcatcttgtaatatgcccatgccatcagggaagaaaaaaatccactgatggaataacctggttgatcaatatattcaggtagtcagctgacctcattctttggccacataacattgctgaacctagacctgaccaaccgtagcaaccccagatcatagctctgcccccacaggcttgtacggtaggcactaggcataatgggtgcatcacttcagccgccggTCTTCTTACcttgatgtgcccatcactctggaacagggtaaatctggactcatcagaccacatgaccttcttccattgctccagagtccaatctttatcctccctagcaaattgaagccatttttgacagttagcctcactgacaagtggttttcctAAGGCTCCACAGCTgcttagtcccaatcccttgagctCCCTttacattgtgcatgtggaaatgctcttattttcactattaaacTTATGAGTTCTACTGttatttttctacaatttgatatCACCACAaatttaagtgatcgccaatcacgatcattcaagatttttttctgaccacattccttcctcgaagataatgtttccccactgtccttctactttttaataatgcgttagacagttcttaacccgattttagtagtttcagcaatctgcttagatgttttctctgcttggtacatgccaataatttgacccttctgaaatagattaacatcttttccacgaccacaggatgtgtcttttgacatggttgtttaacaaatgagaagctactcactgcatcagttagggttaaataacttgttgccagctgaaacataatcaatCATGCAGTAAGTATTcagtgggaggctcttacctatttgcttagttaaatccaggtggtgaccttttttttggccaggcagtgtatatatgttgttgtttttttacatatatatgaTTTTTACATATGATTGAACATTGTATCAGTAGTATTCCAGAAGGACTGTGCTCTTCATAAGTGCACTTTTAGACTGTGTATATTGCTTTATAACATTTCTTTGGTGCTTTAGCATCAGTAATAAAATTTTAGGATTTTGTTAGCAGGTGACGAATGTAAAGAAGTTTATAGGGCCATGTGGCCTCTTTTTGTGTAAAGTGTAAAAATCCCAGCGACCTGAAGATGCAGTTGAGGGCTTGCACTGAGAGTAGCTGTTCTCaggcaagaaaaaacaaaaaacaaaaaaaaaccttaaaatagAGCGTCTCAACCACCTCCATCCTGCAGAAGCACATGACGGCATGGGTAAAGTAGAAATTAGCAGCATCATTCTGAAACAGGTTTGTCTTAAGATCACTTAAGGCAGCAGGTCATAATGCCTAGCATAGTGTTGCAAGTGTTAAGATGATCCTTGTGTTAATGATTCACTGAAATGATGATGAAACACTGTGGCATTTGTGTTAACATTTCACTAAAAAGTTGCATCCTAATGATTGCTATTCCAACTATACATGAATAATTGGCACACTAGTCCTTCCACATTTAACCAAGTATAGACTTACATTCAGTGGAACTTTGGTTTGTGGGTGTGACTTAAATTACCCTGTATGCAGTTTAGCACTGGGatcttctttgtgtgtgagctTGAGAACATACTGCTACTATAGACTTTAGAAGCTCTGTAATCTTCAACCTAAGCACTACACTCTATACTGTTTTCTAATGTTACCACATCAGAGACATCACAATTGCAACTAATATGCAAATTATAATCTTAATTTTCCAGGAATCACATggataaattaaattaaaggaAAATGCAGGATGCaaaaaacaggacagtgttaCGATCCCACCAGGAATAGGCAGAGGTAGAACACAAATGCAGGAGGCAGTTTATTAAAGAAGGAAACATgaatggtaaaacaaacagaggcaaaggtgtaacacacacacacacgacaggaGTAAACCAAAGTAATGACAACAGTAACACAGGCATAAGGCAAACCTGACAGAGAAACATAACTTACCATAATAACCAACAACCGGAAGACAAaaccacagggcttaaataagcaagacaatcagacactaaaacagatacaggtgaacatgggaacagcagAAACTTAAACAAGGAGTGGAATCGAGCAACAGACgagggcagagaaaacgaaactaaggcatagaaccagggagtgcaggaagacaggAAAACCGTGACATCAGGGACGTGAGGAAGGTGGCCATTTGTGACAGACAGCAGCTTGCCTACCATGTTTAGTTTATCATATGTCTACCTACATCTTATTTAAAGGGGTATTCCAGGCTAACTGTaactttatgtaaataaataatgtatgacTGTGTACTGAGAAAATACAGAGTTTTCTAGTTTGTTAGACAGAGATTAGGTTACTATTAGCCTGGAATGTCCCTTTAACGTAATTTATATAAGATAATAGTATTTATCCAAGTGTTACTGAGAGCACTATTAATTGTGCACCTGTGGGGTATGAAAGAAGGCACGATATGCAAGCTTTCTCCAGGCAAGCCTTCACCCTCCCACATCAGCAATAACAGGAACAATGGCAAATGTAAAACAGGAGAATAATGACAAACCTCCATTAAACTTATAGGTTAATTTCTTCATGACTGATATCTTATTGCACACTTTACCAAGAATCTAGTTCACAAAACAACTATTTAACTAGCTTGAACAAAGCACTGCTTTTCAGTTCCGAACCAGTAAAAGCACAATTTTACTTGCTATTTATGcctttataaaatgtaatgaatactGGTGCTGCATGAACATTTGGCTAAACATAACAACCAAATATCTTACAATTAAGATTTCTATTAATGtgataaatatatgaatattagACGTAGACTTAACTTGCTGACAACATTCTGTATGCTTAGTATATAGATTGtttgctgaaacatttaaaaggctATTCACCATTAACATCTCTACACTAAAAATCTCTGCACATATCATATCCAGGGCAGAGTCTGGCATTTCTGGAAAATAGATAATGTCAATCACTGATTAGttaaaagtaaatttaaaaaaggtacAGAATAATCACTAGCATGCTACTCACCTCCCCAGCCAAACACCATCTGTTTAGCAAATCCACAATGCTTGGATTAACATAATTTAGAGGGGTGAAGTAGTTCTATTCcaaatatcacatttttttAGCCAGAGACAAACAATGTGTGAAGGGCATTTTATTTGTCATGACGTTTAAACAAAtggtaaagaaaaataaaattatttgtaagGGATAGAATGGTATTCCAGAGCTCACATTTACTGCTGTGTTCAACATGAATCTGCAAATCTACAGAGACCAAAATGAAGCCTGCACCCAAATGAAGCTTAGTTATAAACATACAACAAACCAAGTATTAAACAAAGCTTGTTAAATGTACAACTGTGTAGAGTACACTCACTGGCCTCTGTGCTAGAAACACTTAACTTGTACCTGAGTTCACTGGCAATTTACCAAGCACACCACCTTTACAGGTACATGTTAAAGGGGTACAATTATAGTTTATCGCATCTATGATGCCATGCAGTTTGTCAGCCTCTACTGCATTCTGATCACTGGTTGGTCCATACATAATTTAGACAGTAGAAAATGTTAATCACACCATTGTGAGTTGAGTGTTCCTTATGCTACAAATATCCATCCAACAAAAGACAACATCCAATAAGTCAGAAACTAACTTTTGATAAAAGGAAATGGTTAAACATAAATTGCCACCCTTGACAATGAGCAAAAATGTCTGTCATGTAGAAAACTTTGCTTTATTAATAATTCCATGACTAATACATTCATTTAATTGTTGATGTGCATAGTTAATACAGAACCAAATAAGCTTTTTCATATTCTCAACATTTAGCTTGATATAACAAGTTTATTAACCTGTAATAAATGTTAGCTTTTTAATTTCTAGTTGTTCAACTTCCATTATTACCATTCAGGAATGTCCCCTAGCACCTAATACCCACCCCAGGCCCACTTTAATCCCATTGCACAACACCACTATGCACCCTTATTATGAAATGCATCACATCAATGGAACATTTCTATAAGGTTGgagatataaaaaaaacaactggaTTTTTGATTAAGTGCCTCATAAACCAAatgtccttttctctctgctgtacAAACATTTTCCAGGTGTCTCCTTCAATATCAAAATGAGATCTGGTCTCCAACATCTCAGAGCACAGATTTATATTGTGGTAGAATATGAATAGAGCCAATACTCTAGTCAAAAGATGCTGACTAAGGCCCCCGATTCAAAAAGCAGTTCTACATGTTCTCTTAAGAAATTAAGAAAGTTGCATCCCAAGTATGGAGACACAGGCTTTAACTAAAAATCAgattacttttttgttgttttataatcTGCATACTTTTGACATGTACCGGGAATGGAATGGAATACCACTGGTAATTTAAGGCATAAATTTCTTCAATCTTATGCTTAATGTCTGGAAGAGGATTTGTTAGTATATAAAACTTTATGTGAATACACTAAAATTACTTTGTATTGAATGATGAGTCttaacatatttttattcatatagcTACATCTTGCTGTTTCTCATTTCCAGTTTTGCACATGGCATTTGTTGGCTAGGGCATTCCAACTTTACAAAAGTTGATTTAAGTAAAATTATATTTGCTTCACTTTTAACTAATTtgtttatgaaaacaaatatagcTCCTTGGATATTAATTGGATATTGCACCACAAATATGCTGTATTAGAGGGGGAAATTCatacctgattttttttttaaccaccaGAGAAGTAACCTTTTCTTCATTGTATAATATACTGTGATTTTTTCTGTAACAACATTGCAGCTAACAGCTCTAagagtttgttaaataaaagtaaaatcaTGCATATATTTTCATAACAACATTCATAATGAATAATGGTAGAATGTAGTGattttttattctaaatatcCTACAGCACTCAATTTTGTGGTAGTGATTCTATGTGATactgataaagaaaaaaaaaaaaacttaccaAATCAACTACTGAAAAAAGACCAATCAAATTTAATTATTGCCATTATTTTTTACAGcagtcaataaaataaaagcagtcATAAATAAAAGTatctatatttaatataataattagtCAGTCATCAGTATGAAATCATTTATCTCCATTATGTATTCTCTGATGTACTTTTAAGTATCCTGATCTGAAAAAGCTCTTCCCACACTGATCACATTGGTAGGGCCTCTCTCCAGTATGTTTTCTCTGGTGAACTTTTAAGGAACCCGGATGAGAAAAATTCTTCTCACACTGAGAGCACTGGTAAGGCTTCTCTCCAGTATGGCTCCTCTGATGGACTTTTAAAGCACTTGACTGAGAAAAACTTTTCCCACACTGAGAGCAATGATAGGGTTTTTCTCCAGTATGCACTCTCTGGTGGCCTTTCAGAAGGCCTGCATGAgaaaaactcttcccacactgaGAGCAATGATAGGGTTTCTCTCCGGTATGGATTCTCACATGGATTTTCAGTGATGTAAGGTGAGAAAAGCTTTTCCCACACTGAGAGCAGTGGTATGGCCTCTCACCAGTATGGATCCTTTCATGAACCTTTAGTGAACTCGGGTGAGAAAACTTTCTCCCACATTCAGAACAGCTGTAAGGCTTCAGTCCAGTGTGCATTCCTTCATGATCTTTCAGTGAGCTTGGATGTGAAAACCTTTTCCCACACTGAGAACAACAAAAAGGCTTCTCTCCTGAATGCattctttgatgtttttttaaaaattcatgtCTAgaaaaactctttccacactgaAAGCAATTGAAAGGCTTCTCTCCAGTGTGTATTCTTTCATGCAGCTTTAATGATCCTGAAAGGgcaaaactcttcccacactgaGAGCAGTGATAGGGCTTTTCTCCTGTATGGGTTCTCAGATGACCTGTTAATGTAGCTTGATGAGAGAAAGTCTTGCCACACTGTGAGCAAACGTAAGGCTTCTCTCCAGTATGTCTTCTTAGgtgagtttttaaaaactgtagcCTAGCAAAAGTTTTGTCACATTGAGAGCAGTAGTAGATCTTTCTAGTATTCCTCTCTTGATTTGTTGCCTCGGCTGAAAAGATAACTGTCTGAACGTTTTGATTAATGGCTTCCTCATTGATCTCTGCATCTTTTCGTGTTTCCTCTGATATACTCTGGTCATCTACTTCATCTTTCAGTTGCACTGTAATACctaaaacaaaaatggcaatCAAAAGGTGATACAAAGAGTTGATTCTTTGAATTTCTTTATGGAACACATCATAAACACAATTTAACTTTTAGATACAAAGACTCAATGATAAAATCTTACTGTGTGAAGtctaaagaaatattttagtctCACTCATGGATCTTTTCCtgt
This region of Electrophorus electricus isolate fEleEle1 chromosome 2, fEleEle1.pri, whole genome shotgun sequence genomic DNA includes:
- the LOC113575359 gene encoding zinc finger protein 436-like, whose protein sequence is MFQPSVFFPEVAPMQCSMKEEYEDVTLTECGVKIEEYETSVDMRVEGITVQLKDEVDDQSISEETRKDAEINEEAINQNVQTVIFSAEATNQERNTRKIYYCSQCDKTFARLQFLKTHLRRHTGEKPYVCSQCGKTFSHQATLTGHLRTHTGEKPYHCSQCGKSFALSGSLKLHERIHTGEKPFNCFQCGKSFSRHEFLKKHQRMHSGEKPFCCSQCGKRFSHPSSLKDHEGMHTGLKPYSCSECGRKFSHPSSLKVHERIHTGERPYHCSQCGKSFSHLTSLKIHVRIHTGEKPYHCSQCGKSFSHAGLLKGHQRVHTGEKPYHCSQCGKSFSQSSALKVHQRSHTGEKPYQCSQCEKNFSHPGSLKVHQRKHTGERPYQCDQCGKSFFRSGYLKVHQRIHNGDK